A stretch of Lathyrus oleraceus cultivar Zhongwan6 chromosome 6, CAAS_Psat_ZW6_1.0, whole genome shotgun sequence DNA encodes these proteins:
- the LOC127098444 gene encoding probable acetyltransferase NATA1-like, which translates to MAAAAPPPLPTEPPTTMPETALPRHPVFTRIRLATPSDVPYIHKLMHQMAVFERLTHLFTATESSYSSTLFSPDNKPFHSFTVLILEVSQNPFTDTQFDNDPFYKPLTKVVNLELPIDDPEKENFRTQHGNEVIVAGFVLFFPNYSTFLGKPGFYVEDLFVRESYRRKGFGKMLLTAVAKQAVKMGYGRVEWVVLDWNVNAIKFYEDLGAKILQEWRLCRLTGENLEAYGATD; encoded by the coding sequence ATGGCCGCCGCAGCACCGCCACCACTACCGACGGAACCTCCCACAACGATGCCAGAAACCGCCCTTCCACGGCATCCAGTGTTCACACGCATCCGCTTAGCCACCCCCTCCGACGTTCCTTACATCCACAAGCTAATGCATCAAATGGCCGTTTTTGAACGCCTGACTCACCTCTTCACCGCGACGGAGTCTTCCTACTCCTCCACCCTCTTCTCTCCCGACAACAAGCCTTTCCACTCTTTCACCGTCTTAATCCTTGAAGTCTCTCAAAACCCTTTCACTGATACCCAATTCGACAACGACCCTTTTTATAAACCCTTAACCAAAGTCGTGAACTTGGAGCTCCCAATCGATGACCCAGAGAAAGAAAATTTCAGAACTCAGCATGGAAATGAAGTTATTGTTGCTGGGTTTGTGTTGTTTTTCCCTAATTATTCAACTTTTTTGGGGAAGCCTGGGTTCTATGTGGAGGATCTGTTTGTGAGGGAGAGTTATAGGAGAAAAGGGTTTGGGAAAATGTTGCTTACTGCTGTGGCGAAACAGGCTGTGAAGATGGGGTATGGAAGGGTGGAATGGGTTGTGCTTGATTGGAATGTTAATGCTATTAAGTTTTATGAGGATCTGGGTGCTAAGATCTTGCAGGAATGGAGGCTTTGCAGACTCACTGGGGAGAATCTGGAGGCTTATGGAGCAACTGATTAA